The Verrucomicrobiia bacterium genomic interval CGGCTCTCAGTCCTCTTCGGACGCTGCCACTCAAACCAAACGTCAACACAACCTTACACATGTCTTCATTGCCTTTCGGCTCTCAGTCCTCTTCGGACCCTGGCACCGTAACCTCCTGATGCTGAGGAGGGCAAGGGGACGTTCGGTCGGGAGGGGGGTTGCTGGGTTTTCTGGAGACGGGGAATTCGAAGCTCAGAGTGGTTTTGAATGGTGAAAAGTGACTGAGGTTGAGGGGGTTGCGCTGGCCGGTCGGGAGCCCATGCATTTCGGGGGTCCGGAGGTGCCGACCTGGAACCGAGTTCGGGAGTGGTCGGCTTCGGGTATGGTTCCTGCCGGGATCGCGTCATCGGGTAGGCGCTATACCAGATAGCAGACCATCTTCTCCGAACAGACCATCGTGCCGGCAGTCCGGGTTTCGCGTGAACAGCGGCTGTCCAGTGGGTACGCGACCAGGCGGTCTTCGGACGGATCAATCTCCTTGAGGAGCGCCTGCCAGAACCGCTGGAATTCGTCGGCCTCCAGCCGGCATTCGAACAGGCTGTACTGCACCCGTACGCCGTGGTCCTCGCACACGCCCGCGACCCGTTGAAGGCGCTTGGGTTCACAGATGTCGTAGGCAACCAGGTACAGCATTTCTCGGGGTCCCGGGGGTTTGGTGGTGTACGGGACGGCGGGGAAGGCGTCGAACCACCAGTCGTCGAACAGCGTCATGGCCCGGTCAGTTCATGAGGAAGGGCTCAAACCGGGCGGGTTCCTCGATTGCCGCCTTGAACAGCACCGCTTGCTGGTCCAGTTGCTGACGCAGGGTGGTGCGGTGTCCGGTGTGTTCGCTCAGGAACTGGCGCTCCATCCGGCGTTCGTATTGGAGGATGAATTTCCGGCGGCCGTCGTCGTTGAGATAGCAGCCGCCGTTCCGCGGTTCGAAATGCTTTGCGTTCAGGATCTGGTGGCTGAAGCAGTCCAGGGCCAGGGCCTCGACGAAGCACGGGCGGAAGGGCTCCATGAGATCGAGGGCCAGGCTCCAGCGGCCATCCTCGGTGGCATGGAGGCATCCCAGCGACGGGTCAAGACCGTGGGCGTGACAGGCCGCAACAACCTCGTTGTACAGCAGGGTGGACCCAAAGGAGATGCAGGCGTTGACCGCGTTGTGCGGGGGCCGGGTGCTCCGGCGTTCAAAGGGGAAGGCCTCGGGCAGAAAGCGTGCCCATCCCTGGAAGTACCGGGCGGCGGCGGTGCCCTCCCAGCCCATCAGCTCCGGGATGTCGCTGGCCCGCGCCAGTTGGGCCAGCAGGCTTTCCAGCCAGTCGAGGGTTTGCTGGATCTCCGGATCGGCGGGTGTCTCGCGATTGGAGTGCAGCCGCTGGAGGATGCGCCGCTGGTTGTACACCTTGGCGGCGACGATCCGGCCCGCGATCTGCAGGCAGAACGCCGGCTCGAGGGTGCGCTGGTACTGTCCGAGGCGGGCGCGTCCGTGCGCCGGACTGGCGGGCAGGAATCCGCCGAGGAACTGGCCGGAGCCGCCCAGCCATACCAGCGGGATCTCCCGCTTCAACACCGCGCCGACCGCCTGCGAGGTGATCTGCACCGACTCGGCAAGGATCAGCCGGTCGAGATCCCGCAGGGGGATTTCCCTGAGCAGGGTGTCGGCGTCGGGACTGCCCTCGTCGCGTCCGATGACCTCCAGATGTTCAGTGTGGAGACGGACGCGGGCTTCAGGGTTGAGAATCGCGGCGGTGGGCATGGTGATGGGCTTGTGAAGGTGTGGCTGAAACGGGTCAGGGTCTGGGATGCCCGGCTTTGCTGGGGCGCAAATCAGCATTCACCCGGAAGGGGTCGTCGGAGGCAGTCGGTGGGAATCTCGGAATCATCGCCCCTGGTCTCTGCAAGCGATGTCGTGATTCCCATCGGCTGCCTCCGACGGGTGCTTGGGCGGCGTTACTTTGGCATGCGGGCTTTCCACGCC includes:
- the cas1 gene encoding CRISPR-associated endonuclease Cas1 gives rise to the protein MPTAAILNPEARVRLHTEHLEVIGRDEGSPDADTLLREIPLRDLDRLILAESVQITSQAVGAVLKREIPLVWLGGSGQFLGGFLPASPAHGRARLGQYQRTLEPAFCLQIAGRIVAAKVYNQRRILQRLHSNRETPADPEIQQTLDWLESLLAQLARASDIPELMGWEGTAAARYFQGWARFLPEAFPFERRSTRPPHNAVNACISFGSTLLYNEVVAACHAHGLDPSLGCLHATEDGRWSLALDLMEPFRPCFVEALALDCFSHQILNAKHFEPRNGGCYLNDDGRRKFILQYERRMERQFLSEHTGHRTTLRQQLDQQAVLFKAAIEEPARFEPFLMN
- the cas2 gene encoding CRISPR-associated endonuclease Cas2, yielding MLYLVAYDICEPKRLQRVAGVCEDHGVRVQYSLFECRLEADEFQRFWQALLKEIDPSEDRLVAYPLDSRCSRETRTAGTMVCSEKMVCYLV